A region of Elusimicrobiota bacterium DNA encodes the following proteins:
- a CDS encoding integron integrase: MIHPNPVSFNPPSTVAAALPNGEPPKPKLLDQLKEAIRLKHYSIRTEQSYVDWAKRYIFFHGKKHPKDMGGAEVGAFLTHLAVQRKVSASTQNQALNAIVFLYKHVLNRELGSIGETVRAKVPDRRPVVMSRPEVERVISHVEGPSRLLAELLYGTGMRLMECLRLRVKDIDFDLNQVVVRDGKGGKDRVTMLPKILRPVLERHLAGVKALHERDLAEGNGRVYLPNALGEKYPNADREWGWQYVFPARGLSKDPRTGVERRHHLHETTLQSAVKRAVRMAGLTKPASVHTFRHSFATHLLEAGYDIRTVQELLGHKDVSTTMIYTHVLNQGARGVRSPLDNMPVSRTTVEGLN; encoded by the coding sequence ATGATACACCCGAATCCGGTTTCTTTCAACCCCCCTTCCACGGTGGCGGCGGCCCTGCCAAACGGGGAACCGCCTAAACCGAAACTTTTGGATCAGCTGAAAGAGGCGATTCGGCTGAAGCATTATTCCATTCGGACCGAGCAAAGCTATGTGGATTGGGCCAAGCGTTATATTTTTTTCCATGGGAAAAAACACCCGAAGGATATGGGGGGCGCGGAAGTGGGGGCGTTTTTAACGCATCTCGCGGTTCAGAGAAAAGTTTCGGCCAGCACTCAAAACCAGGCTTTGAACGCCATCGTTTTTCTTTACAAACATGTTTTGAACAGGGAGTTGGGGTCCATTGGTGAGACGGTGCGGGCCAAAGTCCCGGACCGGCGGCCGGTGGTGATGAGCCGGCCAGAGGTGGAGCGGGTTATTTCCCATGTGGAGGGCCCGTCGCGTCTACTGGCGGAGCTCCTTTATGGGACGGGGATGCGGCTCATGGAGTGCCTTCGGCTTCGGGTGAAGGACATTGACTTTGATTTGAACCAAGTGGTGGTGCGCGACGGGAAAGGCGGGAAGGACCGCGTGACCATGCTTCCTAAAATTCTTCGGCCCGTTTTGGAAAGGCATTTGGCGGGGGTCAAAGCGCTTCACGAGCGGGACCTGGCCGAGGGGAACGGGCGCGTTTATCTTCCCAACGCCTTGGGGGAGAAATACCCGAACGCGGATCGGGAATGGGGGTGGCAATACGTGTTTCCGGCGCGAGGATTGTCGAAAGACCCGCGCACCGGAGTGGAGCGACGGCACCATTTGCACGAGACGACTTTGCAAAGCGCGGTAAAACGCGCGGTGCGCATGGCGGGGTTGACGAAGCCCGCCAGCGTGCACACCTTTCGTCACAGTTTCGCCACGCATCTTCTGGAGGCCGGCTACGATATCCGCACGGTCCAAGAACTCTTGGGGCACAAAGACGTTAGCACGACTATGATCTACACCCACGTTCTGAACCAAGGCGCCCGCGGCGTTCGAAGCCCGTTGGATAATATGCCTGTCTCGAGAACGACGGTCGAGGGGCTTAATTGA
- the rsmG gene encoding 16S rRNA (guanine(527)-N(7))-methyltransferase RsmG produces MATIIPPDWNMFSLALAGLDLPDDFFVLAEGFLKDLAAINRDLNLISFSTERELRTHAVDALQVLRVPGLGESPKVIDVGTGGGFPGVPLALARPRWTLHLLDSVRKKQAAVASLLTARRTTNAEALWGRAEDLARQVQHRETYDVALCRAVGRLSTVMELTLPLLRVGGLAILHRGAEAREELAAAAKALKELGGRENAVISYRLPDLEKERLIICIEKTIQTSTAYPRRSGMAAKRPL; encoded by the coding sequence ATGGCGACGATCATCCCTCCCGACTGGAACATGTTTTCTTTGGCCCTGGCGGGGCTAGACCTCCCGGACGATTTTTTTGTCCTGGCGGAGGGATTCCTGAAGGACCTCGCCGCCATCAACCGAGACCTCAACCTCATTTCATTTTCAACGGAGCGGGAACTTCGAACCCATGCCGTGGACGCTCTGCAAGTCCTGCGGGTTCCGGGCCTAGGCGAAAGCCCCAAGGTCATCGACGTCGGCACCGGCGGAGGTTTCCCTGGAGTTCCGTTGGCTTTGGCGAGACCCCGGTGGACCCTTCATCTTTTGGATTCGGTTCGGAAAAAACAGGCGGCGGTGGCTTCCCTATTGACCGCCCGCCGGACCACCAACGCCGAGGCGCTCTGGGGTCGGGCGGAAGATCTGGCCCGCCAGGTTCAACATCGAGAAACCTACGACGTGGCCCTCTGCCGGGCCGTGGGTCGCCTATCCACCGTGATGGAACTGACCCTCCCGCTCTTGAGGGTGGGAGGGTTGGCCATCCTGCACCGGGGGGCCGAGGCCCGGGAAGAATTGGCGGCGGCCGCCAAGGCTTTGAAGGAGCTGGGCGGCCGGGAAAACGCTGTTATTTCCTACCGCCTTCCTGACCTTGAAAAAGAGAGGCTCATTATTTGTATTGAAAAGACAATTCAAACATCAACGGCCTATCCCAGGCGCTCTGGAATGGCGGCAAAGAGGCCGCTTTAA
- the mnmG gene encoding tRNA uridine-5-carboxymethylaminomethyl(34) synthesis enzyme MnmG: MTIQHDLIVVGAGHAAIEAALAGARLGVSTLLITLDKTKIGQMSCNPAVGGVGKGQVVREIDALGGEMARATDRAGLQFKMLNRGKGPAVWSPRAQCDRALYRGAMTGTVLGQPNLTVLEDEVVAVLTEAGRVTGVRAERAGDIRSRAVVIGAGTFMKGLLHRGFTTTPGGRIDERPSAHLSDCLRALGFEVGRLKTGTPPRLDGRTIDYTKCLLAPGDEPPIPMSHFTPSLPQRQLPCWLTRTTEKSHEAIRKNLDRSPLYTGRIKGLGPRYCPSIEDKVVKFPHHDNHQVFIEPEGYDTDEVYVNGLSTSLPEDVQEWIVRAVPGLENARFVRYGYAVEYDFCPPTQLKSSLETKAIAGLFFAGQINGTTGYEEAAGQGLMAGINGVRFLRGEEPFVLGRDEAYIGVMIDDLVTKGTDEPYRLMTSRAEYRLHLRWDNADLRLMDHGRRVGLVSTGMYDHFVKYRGRLWEAAREALPKDAESRFFEDLPEAESSTGQDPVHGATPDDTPWGDGLVRRQVEIERLYWGYLKRERADIAKFRRMESRRIPEDFNYDGVHGILTEARQKLNRVRPESLGQAARIPGVTPADASILLVHLERRRRERAETK, translated from the coding sequence ATGACGATTCAACACGATCTTATCGTCGTGGGGGCGGGGCATGCGGCCATTGAGGCGGCGCTGGCGGGCGCGAGGCTGGGCGTTTCGACGCTCTTAATCACCCTCGACAAAACCAAGATCGGGCAGATGTCTTGCAACCCGGCGGTGGGGGGCGTGGGCAAGGGACAGGTGGTTCGGGAGATCGACGCTCTGGGTGGCGAGATGGCCCGGGCGACGGACCGGGCAGGCCTTCAGTTTAAGATGCTGAACCGCGGCAAGGGGCCGGCGGTTTGGAGCCCCCGGGCCCAGTGCGATCGGGCGCTGTACCGCGGCGCCATGACGGGGACGGTTTTAGGCCAGCCGAACCTGACCGTTTTGGAAGACGAAGTGGTGGCCGTTTTAACGGAGGCGGGGCGGGTAACAGGGGTGCGGGCGGAACGGGCGGGTGACATCCGCTCCCGCGCGGTGGTGATTGGGGCGGGAACCTTTATGAAAGGCCTTTTGCACAGGGGGTTTACGACCACCCCGGGCGGGAGGATTGACGAACGACCGTCCGCCCATCTGTCGGACTGTTTGCGGGCGCTGGGGTTTGAGGTGGGACGGCTCAAAACCGGGACGCCGCCGAGGTTGGATGGGCGGACCATTGATTACACGAAATGTTTGCTGGCGCCGGGGGATGAACCGCCGATCCCCATGAGCCATTTCACGCCGTCGCTTCCCCAACGGCAACTGCCTTGCTGGCTCACGCGGACCACGGAAAAATCCCACGAGGCCATTCGGAAAAACCTCGATCGGTCTCCCCTCTACACGGGGCGGATCAAAGGGTTGGGGCCGCGCTACTGTCCGTCCATCGAGGACAAAGTGGTCAAGTTCCCCCACCACGACAACCACCAGGTCTTTATCGAGCCGGAGGGGTATGACACGGACGAGGTGTATGTGAACGGCCTTTCCACCAGCCTGCCGGAGGATGTGCAAGAATGGATCGTTCGAGCGGTGCCGGGGCTGGAGAACGCCCGGTTCGTCCGTTACGGTTACGCGGTGGAGTATGACTTTTGTCCCCCCACCCAGCTCAAATCGTCCTTGGAGACAAAGGCCATCGCCGGGCTCTTCTTCGCCGGGCAGATCAACGGGACCACCGGATATGAAGAAGCGGCGGGGCAGGGGCTTATGGCGGGGATCAACGGGGTTCGGTTTTTGCGCGGCGAGGAACCCTTCGTGCTGGGTCGGGACGAGGCCTACATTGGCGTTATGATCGACGATTTGGTAACTAAAGGGACGGATGAGCCCTACCGGCTGATGACGTCCCGGGCCGAGTACCGTTTGCATTTGCGCTGGGACAACGCGGACCTCCGGCTGATGGACCACGGCCGACGGGTGGGGCTGGTTTCGACGGGGATGTACGATCATTTCGTAAAGTATCGCGGACGGCTCTGGGAGGCCGCCCGGGAAGCTTTGCCGAAAGATGCGGAGTCCCGTTTTTTCGAAGACCTGCCCGAAGCGGAATCGTCCACCGGACAGGACCCCGTTCATGGGGCCACCCCCGACGATACCCCCTGGGGCGACGGGCTGGTTCGGCGCCAAGTGGAAATCGAACGCCTGTACTGGGGCTATTTAAAACGCGAGCGGGCCGACATCGCGAAATTTCGCCGGATGGAATCACGGCGCATTCCGGAGGATTTCAACTATGACGGCGTCCATGGGATCCTGACGGAAGCCCGCCAAAAGTTGAACCGAGTTCGCCCCGAGTCCTTGGGCCAAGCCGCCCGAATTCCGGGCGTGACCCCGGCGGACGCCAGCATACTGTTGGTTCATTTGGAGCGACGGCGGCGCGAGCGCGCGGAGACGAAATGA